The Garra rufa chromosome 18, GarRuf1.0, whole genome shotgun sequence genome window below encodes:
- the slc2a12 gene encoding solute carrier family 2, facilitated glucose transporter member 12 encodes MVAYEESIRMTSDPQSKTCLQNQDTHVYQEKSPSAKSGNGAALVLCSVSVACLSGLMMGYEMSLISGALLQLRDVLNLSCPQQEQVVGSLLFGAFLLSLGGGIILDRYGRRFSIILTALLCVLGTLLSVCVVSFWALVIGRMLVGMSVALSGTASCLYAAEVAPAPWRGRCVCVYELMVVLGMLLGFGLSCAFAGVPDGWRFTFGGVLLPALLQAGIMPLLPQSPRFLLAQQREKEAYATLLRLRAGIKGVDAVEDELRAIRMALGAERLHGFLDLFRSRDNMLQRLLVGAALVFLQQTTGQPNILAYASTVLSSVGFHGNEAATLASTGFGVVKVGGTIPAVFLVDKVGPKALLCVGTVVMMLSTATLGAVTMQSRTHVSSLCRGPVNSANLTVFETGTETDFQTNTPLGLYQPSYNELQNKHKTNAFLTSINDTKDHWIVNYTHDHRTAFMDPEKDSSKIALHSLHVNEVSPSLKWISLVSLLVYVAGFSISLGPMVHVVLSAIFPTGIRGKAVSVISAFNWATNLLISMTFLTLTERIGLPTVIFSYAAMSFVLVVFVIVFVPETKGRSLEQISKELAMKNHLSSRLLCHRRKQEATAQPSQEEKALATV; translated from the exons ATGGTCGCATACGAAGAGTCCATAAGAATGACTTCAGATCCTCAGAGCAAAACATGTCTACAGAATCAGGACACACACGTATATCAAGAGAAAAGCCCATCTGCGAAATCAG GCAATGGTGCAGCACTGGTGTTGTGTTCTGTGTCTGTGGCCTGTCTGAGTGGGTTGATGATGGGCTACGAGATGAGTCTAATATCAGGAGCATTGCTTCAACTCAGGGATGTTTTAAATCTCTCCTGCCCGCAGCAAGAGCAAGTCGTTGGGTCTCTTCTGTTTGGAGCCTTCCTCCTCTCCCTGGGTGGCGGCATCATCCTGGACCGTTACGGACGTCGGTTCTCCATCATCCTCACGGCACTGCTATGTGTGTTAGGCACACTTCTGAGTGTGTGCGTGGTGTCGTTTTGGGCACTAGTGATTGGGCGAATGCTTGTCGGCATGTCGGTAGCGCTGTCGGGCACAGCGTCTTGCCTTTACGCAGCAGAAGTGGCGCCAGCTCCCTGGCGCGGGAGGTGTGTATGCGTGTATGAGTTGATGGTAGTTTTAGGGATGCTGTTGGGTTTTGGACTGAGCTGTGCGTTCGCAGGGGTCCCGGATGGATGGAGGTTTACGTTCGGTGGTGTGCTGCTCCCTGCTTTGCTGCAAGCTGGCATCATGCCACTTTTGCCACAGAGTCCACGCTTTTTGCTGGCCCAGCAGCGTGAGAAAGAAGCTTATGCAACTCTTCTACGTCTCCGTGCAGGAATCAAAGGAGTAGACGCAGTGGAGGACGAACTTCGGGCGATACGCATGGCATTGGGGGCGGAGCGCCTGCACGGCTTCCTGGACCTCTTTCGCTCTCGTGACAATATGCTTCAGAGACTGCTTGTTGGCGCTGCGCTGGTTTTCTTGCAGCAGACTACGGGACAGCCTAACATTTTAGCATACGCGTCGACTGTTCTCAGCAGCGTGGGCTTCCATGGGAACGAAGCAGCAACTCTTGCATCCACAGGGTTTGGTGTGGTTAAAGTGGGTGGGACCATTCCTGCAGTCTTTCTAGTGGACAAAGTGGGCCCTAAAGCCTTACTATGTGTTGGAACTGTTGTCATGATGTTGTCAACAGCAACACTGGGGGCCGTTACTATGCAAAGCCGCACACATGTTTCTAGTCTATGCAGAGGCCCTGTTAATTCAGCAAACCTCACAGTATTTGAGACGGGAACAGAGACTGATTTCCAGACAAACACTCCACTGGGTTTATACCAGCCTTCTTACAATGAACTTCAAAACAAGCACAAAACAAATGCTTTCCTCACTAGCATTAATGACACTAAGGACCACTGGATTGTAAACTACACTCATGATCATAGGACAGCGTTTATGGATCCTGAGAAAGACAGTTCCAAAATTGCACTTCACTCTCTTCATGTTAATGAGGTGTCGCCCTCTCTGAAATGGATCTCTCTGGTCAGCTTGCTGGTATACGTAGCTGGATTTTCCATCAGCTTGGGACCAA TGGTTCATGTGGTTTTGAGTGCGATCTTCCCGACTGGCATCCGTGGAAAGGCTGTGTCCGTCATCTCTGCCTTTAACTGGGCCACAAATTTGCTCATATCGATGACCTTCCTTACTCTGACAG AGAGGATCGGCCTGCCCACCGTGATCTTCTCCTACGCTGCTATGAGCTTTGTGTTGGTGGTGTTTGTGATTGTATTTGTGCCAGAGACGAAAGGCCGATCGCTGGAACAGATATCTAAAGAGCTTGCCATGAa GAATCACCTGAGCAGCAGACTGCTGTGCCATAGAAGAAAACAGGAGGCTACAGCACAACCCTCACAGGAGGAAAAAGCCCTTGCAACTGTTTGA